The segment GTCTACGACAACATCCGCAAGGCCATCCTGCACATGCTGCCGACCAATGCCGGGCAGTCGCTGACCATCATGATGGCGATCCTGATGGGGCTGGCCCTGCCGCTGACGCCGGTGCAGGTGCTGTGGGTCAATATGGTGACCTCGGTGACCCTGGCCATGGCCCTGGCCTTCGAGCGTGCCGAGCCCGGGGTCATGCAGCGTCCACCGCGTGATCCGGATCAGCCGCTGTTGTCCGGGTTCCTGTTGTGGCGCATCCCGTTTGTTGCGGTCCTGTTGTGGCTCGGGACCTTCGGGCATTTCGTCTACATGGAGACGTTCGTCGGCGTCAGCGACGAGCTGGCGCGGACCGTCGCAATCAACACCCTGGTGGCCGGGCAGGCCTTCTATCTGCTGAACCTGCGCCTGATCCACCAGCCGGTGCTGCCGGGGTTGGAGCTGTTTCGCTCGCACAGCATGTGGATTGCAATCGGTGTCCTGATCCTGCTCCAGCTGGCGTTCACGTATGCCCCGGTGATGCACACCCTGTTCGGGACGACCACGATCGGCCTGGGCGACTGGCTGCGCATCCTGGCCTTTGGCCTTGCGGTGTTCGTGGTCGTGGAGCTGGAAAAACTGGTTGTGCGACAGGTGCTGGCCCGCCGTCGGGGGATTGCCCCGACGGCGGTGTAGCTCCATTCCCCATTCCTGTCCGGGCAGTGACCTCAGGCGGTGACCAGCGGGAGCTGGTCGGCGGCCAGAAGGTCGCCGGCCCGGTCGGCGGGCACCGGGCGGGAATAGTAGTACCCCTGGGCGCGGGTGCACCCCAGTGCGCGCAGGGTGGCCGCATGGGTATTGCTCTCGACGCCCTCGGCCACCGCCTCCAGCCCGAGGTTGCGCGCCATGTTGATCACGGTCTGCACCAGGCGCTGGCTGTATTCGTCGCGATCCAGCCCGGCCACGAAGGCGCGATCGATCTTCAGGATGTCCAGCGGCAGGCGGTGGAGATAGCTGAGCGACGAGTAGCCCGTGCCGAAATCGTCCATTGCCAGACTGACCCCCAGGGCCTTCAGGCCCTTCAGGGTAGCGATCAGCTCGTCGAGGTTGCCCAGAGTCGCGGTCTCGGTGATTTCCAGGCGCAGCTGCTCCGGCGGGGTGTCGGTGCCGCACAGGATTGTGGCGACCTCGTCCACCAGCTCGGGGCGGGTGAGCTGCCGTGCGGAGAGGTTGGTGCTGATTGTCAGCGGCGGGCCGCTGCGTTGTGCATTCCAGGCTTGTAGCTGGGAGCACGCCGTGTACAGCACCTGCATGTCGATCAGGTGGACCAGCCCGGCATCCTCCGCGATCGGGATGAACCGGTCCGGGGGCAGGAGCTCGCCCTCTCGCTCCCAGCGTACCAGGGCCTCGAACCCGGTAATGCGGTTGTCTGCCAGTGACATGATCGGCTGGTAGTGCACGACAAAGGCATTGCGCTCGACCGATTCGCGCAGGCTGGTTTCCAGTCGCAGGCTCTCGAGTGCCTGCGACTGCATGCCCGGGTCGCAGAACTCGCAGCGGGCCTTGCCGAGCGACTTGGCGCGATACATCGCCATGTCCGCCTCGCGCATCAGGTCCTCCGCGCAGGTCGGACCGTCCTGATCGGGGCTGACCACCGGGCAGGCCTGGCCATAGGGGCGCGTGGCGATGCCGATGCTGACCGTTACATAGACGGTCTGGCCGGCGATCGAGAAGGGTTGGTGCAGGATGGCCTGCAGGCGCTCGGCGACGCGCAGTGCGTCCACCGGCTCGTGCAGGCCCTCCAGCAGTATGGTGAACTCGTCACCGCCCAGACGGGCCAGCGTGTCGTCCGGTCTTGTGTTCTGGTTGCCCCCAGGCCGCGAGACGGTGTCGTTCTGGCGCAGGGCGGTCAGCAGGCGCTTGCCGACCTGGGCCAGCAACTCGTCGCCCGCCGTATGGCCGAGGCTGTCGTTGACG is part of the Thioalkalivibrio sp. K90mix genome and harbors:
- a CDS encoding bifunctional diguanylate cyclase/phosphodiesterase: MNRRRSDALPDEERARLEGLIYEEREARQRAESLAETRLQDLYAKQQQIELLNTIASAANQSDSIAEVLRTALNAIGEFLDWPVGHAYLARKTSSSDLELGPTGIWHLRTLDPVEAFRESTEDTVFRSGQGLPGRVLEQRAPVWVEHLDQDLNFPRRAAAATSGLCSGFAFPVMVGQEVACVLEFFTAETTPEQPEVLALLAQAGVQLGRVVERNRHAERLIHHASHDPLTGLPNRRLFHDRLEHAIARYAREPESLFAVLFVDLDRFKLVNDSLGHTAGDELLAQVGKRLLTALRQNDTVSRPGGNQNTRPDDTLARLGGDEFTILLEGLHEPVDALRVAERLQAILHQPFSIAGQTVYVTVSIGIATRPYGQACPVVSPDQDGPTCAEDLMREADMAMYRAKSLGKARCEFCDPGMQSQALESLRLETSLRESVERNAFVVHYQPIMSLADNRITGFEALVRWEREGELLPPDRFIPIAEDAGLVHLIDMQVLYTACSQLQAWNAQRSGPPLTISTNLSARQLTRPELVDEVATILCGTDTPPEQLRLEITETATLGNLDELIATLKGLKALGVSLAMDDFGTGYSSLSYLHRLPLDILKIDRAFVAGLDRDEYSQRLVQTVINMARNLGLEAVAEGVESNTHAATLRALGCTRAQGYYYSRPVPADRAGDLLAADQLPLVTA